From the Oncorhynchus nerka isolate Pitt River linkage group LG20, Oner_Uvic_2.0, whole genome shotgun sequence genome, one window contains:
- the LOC115103175 gene encoding xenotropic and polytropic retrovirus receptor 1 homolog has protein sequence MKFTEHLSAHITPEWRKQYIQYEAFKDMLYSAQDQAPSIEVTDEDTVKRYYAKFEEKFFQACEKELAKINTFYSEKLAEAQRRFATLQNELQSSLDAQRESSMQGLRRRRKAVFHLSQQERCKHRNIKDLQLAFSEFYLSLILLQNYQNLNFTGFRKILKKHDKILETSRGADWRVAHVEVAPFYTCKKITQLISETEALVTQELEGGDRQRAMKRLRVPPLGAAQPAPAWTTFRVGLYCGVFLVLMVTVVITAAVVIENANVWPLVRIYRGGFLLIEFLFLLGINTYGWRQAGVNHVLIFELNPRNNLSHQHLFEIAGFLGVLWCVSILSCLFSKSILVPMQANPLVLYGFFLLFLINPFKTLYYKSRFWLLKLLFRVVTAPFHRVEFADFWLADQLNSLGVVLMDLEYLICFYSFELDWKQQDGLLQDSGGVCHSYSYGVRAVIQCLPAWFRFVQCLRRYRDSKRAFPHLVNAGKYSTTFFVVTFAALYSTHKENSASHNEAKIFFYLLIGCSIVSSCYTLVWDLKMDWGLFDRNAGDNTLLREEIVYPQKAYYYCAILEDVLLRFAWTIPLFLSTVSGIPSAADILATILAPLEVFRRFVWNFFRLENEHLNNCGEFRAVRDISVAPLNADDQTLLEQMMDQEDGVRNRLGKKNWKRSYSMSLRRPRLASQTKTRDTKVLIEDTDEDT, from the exons GCTTTCAAGGATATGCTGTATTCTGCCCAGGACCAGGCTCCCTCTATCGAAG TCACAGACGAGGACACAGTCAAGAGATACTATGCCAAGTTTGAGGAGAAGTTCTTTCAGGCGTGCGAAAAGGAGCTGGCCAAAATCAACACATTCTACTCAG aaAAGCTAGCCGAGGCCCAGCGTCGTTTCGCCACTCTCCAAAATGAGCTGCAGTCGTCGCTGGACGCCCAGAGGGAAAGCAGCATGCAAGGCCTCCGTCGCCGCCGCAAGGCCGTGTTCCACCTGTCCCAGCAGGAGCGCTGCAAACATCGCAACATCAAGGACCTGCAGCTGGCCTTCTCCGAGTTCTACCTCAGCCTCATCCTGCTGCAGAACTACCAG AATCTGAACTTCACAGGTTTCCGTAAAATCCTGAAGAAGCATGATAAGATTCTGGAGACGTCGCGGGGGGCCGACTGGCGCGTGGCCCATGTAGAGGTTGCCCCCTTCTACACCTGCAAGAAGATCACCCAGCTCATCTCTGAGACTGAG GCCCTGGTAACACAAGagttggagggaggagacagacagcgagCCATGAAGAGGCTACGAGTGCCACCACTGGGTGCTGCACAGCCTGCTCCGGCGTGGACCACCTTTAGGGTTGGGTTGTACTGTGGAGTCTTCCTAGTCCTCATGGTCACCGTCGTCATCACAG CTGCGGTTGTGATAGAGAATGCCAACGTGTGGCCACTGGTGAGGATCTACCGCGGCGGCTTCCTGCTGATCGAGTTCCTCTTCCTGTTGGGCATCAACACGTACGGCTGGCGCCAGGCAGGGGTTAACCACGTGCTTATCTTCGAGCTCAACCCACGCAACAACCTCTCCCACCAGCACCTCTTTGAG ATTGCTGGTTTCCTGGGGGTGCTGTGGTGTGTGAGCATCCTTTCCTGTCTGTTCTCCAAATCCATCCTGGTGCCAATGCAGGCCAACCCGCTGGTCCTCTACGGCTTCTTCTTACTCTTCCTCATCAACCCCTTCAAGACCCTCTACTACAAGTCACGCTTCTGGCTCCTCAAACTGCTG ttcCGTGTGGTGACAGCCCCGTTCCACAGGGTAGAGTTtgcagacttctggctggctgaCCAGCTCAACTCTCTAGGGGTGGTTCTGATGGACCTGGAGTACCTCATCTGTTTCTACAGCTTCGAGCTCGACTGGAAGCAACAGGACGGGCTACTGCAGGACA GTGGAGGCGTGTGTCACTCCTACTCGTACGGTGTGCGGGCTGTGATCCAGTGTCTACCGGCGTGGTTCCGCTTCGTGCAGTGCCTGCGCCGTTACCGTGACTCCAAACGGGCTTTCCCTCACCTGGTCAACGCCGGGAAATACTCTACCACTTTCTTCGTGGTCACCTTCGCTGCCCTGTACAGCACTCACAAAGAGAATT CTGCGAGTCACAACGAAGCTAAGATCTTCTTCTACCTGCTGATTGGCTGTTCCATAGTCAGTTCCTGTTACACCCTGGTGTGGGACCTGAAGATGGACTGGGGCCTGTTTGACCGAAACGCAGGCGATAACACCTTACTCAGAGAGGAGATCGTCTACCCCCAGAAA GCCTACTACTACTGTGCCATACTGGAGGATGTGTTGCTACGTTTTGCCTGGACGATACCCCTCTTCCTGAGCACAGTCAGTGGGATACCCTCCGCTGCAGACATCCTGGCCACCATCCTAGCCCCTCTGGAGGTCTTCAG GCGTTTTGTCTGGAACTTCTTCCGTCTGGAGAACGAGCACCTGAATAACTGTGGCGAGTTCCGAGCCGTGAGGGACATCTCAGTGGCTCCACTGAACGCTGACGACCAGACGCTGCTGGAGCAGATGATGGACCAGGAGGACGGAGTCCGGAACCGCCTGGGCAAGAAGAACTGGAAACGCTcctacagcatgtctctgagaCGGCCACGCCTCGCTTCCCA gacCAAGACCCGAGACACCAAAGTTCTCATCGAGGACACTGATGAGGACACCTGA